The Blautia hydrogenotrophica DSM 10507 genome window below encodes:
- a CDS encoding VOC family protein, with translation MLSFNHFNFNVLDLNRSLEFYKDALGLLPVREKNAEDASFKLVYLGDGHSEFTLELTWLRDRTKPYDLGEQEFHLAFTTDEYEAFHERHKAMGCIAFENPAMGIYFITDPDGYWIEIVPEK, from the coding sequence ATGTTAAGCTTTAACCATTTTAATTTCAACGTTTTGGATTTAAACAGAAGTCTGGAATTTTACAAAGATGCCCTGGGTCTTCTCCCAGTGAGAGAAAAAAATGCGGAGGATGCGTCTTTTAAATTGGTCTATTTGGGGGACGGACATTCCGAATTCACACTGGAGTTAACTTGGCTGAGAGATCGAACGAAACCCTATGACTTAGGAGAGCAGGAATTTCATCTGGCCTTTACCACCGATGAATACGAGGCTTTCCACGAACGCCACAAAGCGATGGGATGTATTGCTTTTGAGAATCCTGCCATGGGGATTTATTTTATCACGGACCCTGACGGCTATTGGATTGAAATCGTTCCTGAAAAATAA
- a CDS encoding ribonuclease E/G, which yields MSRLLFTKMKIHEVPCLVSALEEAGKILELNFVREQKKSILGNIYVGQVQNLVSNIQAAFIQIQNGLPCYYSLREQDTAIYAQERTHEKLVPGDQVLVQVSREAMKGKAPSVTTRLNFTGTYLVLTTDSRKIAFSSKLDADSKERLGALLSPLLDGTFGMIVRTNAKEGTPEQILQEFRELKTRLERVLSQGKNRRCFSLLDEAEPFCPKILHNTYTEGLEEIVTDDPQIYLNLQELLHMERTLDISLLRFYEDSLLPLYKLYRLETALEEIASEKVWLKSGGYLVIQQTEAFVSIDVNSGKFAGKKKAEETYRKINLEAAAQIARQLRLRNLSGIILIDFINMDNSDHKEELLHVLQKYLRKDPVKGVVVDMTKLNIVEVTRKKVRRPLFEDLSELREETVC from the coding sequence TTGAGTAGATTACTGTTTACAAAAATGAAAATTCATGAAGTTCCCTGTCTTGTCAGCGCCCTGGAAGAAGCTGGGAAGATATTAGAACTGAACTTTGTGAGAGAACAAAAAAAGAGTATTTTGGGAAATATCTATGTGGGGCAGGTGCAAAATCTAGTGTCAAACATTCAGGCTGCTTTTATACAGATTCAAAATGGCCTTCCCTGTTACTATTCTCTGAGGGAACAAGACACTGCCATCTATGCCCAGGAGCGCACCCATGAAAAACTGGTTCCCGGCGATCAGGTATTGGTTCAGGTATCAAGAGAAGCCATGAAAGGAAAAGCCCCCAGTGTGACTACAAGGCTGAATTTCACAGGGACTTATCTGGTGCTCACCACAGATAGCAGAAAAATTGCGTTTTCCTCCAAACTTGACGCAGACTCCAAAGAGAGGCTGGGAGCGCTACTTTCACCTCTGTTGGATGGAACATTTGGAATGATTGTGAGAACCAATGCGAAAGAAGGGACGCCAGAACAGATTCTTCAAGAATTTAGAGAGCTGAAAACCAGACTAGAACGGGTCTTGTCTCAGGGCAAAAACCGTCGCTGTTTCAGTCTGTTGGACGAAGCGGAGCCTTTCTGTCCAAAGATTTTGCACAATACCTACACCGAAGGTTTAGAAGAAATTGTCACCGATGACCCGCAGATTTATCTCAATCTCCAAGAGCTTTTGCACATGGAGAGAACTCTGGATATAAGCTTGCTGAGGTTCTATGAGGATTCTCTGCTGCCGCTGTATAAGCTGTACAGGTTGGAAACTGCCCTAGAGGAAATCGCCAGTGAGAAGGTATGGCTAAAAAGCGGGGGATATCTAGTGATTCAGCAGACGGAGGCTTTCGTGTCCATCGACGTCAATTCCGGCAAATTCGCGGGAAAGAAAAAAGCCGAGGAAACTTACCGCAAAATCAATCTGGAAGCCGCGGCACAGATCGCCCGTCAACTGCGCCTTCGCAACTTGTCAGGAATCATTCTGATCGATTTTATCAATATGGACAATTCGGACCACAAGGAGGAGCTGCTCCATGTACTTCAAAAATATCTGCGCAAAGATCCGGTAAAGGGCGTCGTCGTAGATATGACAAAACTCAATATTGTAGAAGTAACCAGAAAAAAAGTACGGCGTCCTCTTTTTGAGGACTTGTCTGAATTACGGGAGGAAACAGTATGTTAA
- a CDS encoding TIGR03936 family radical SAM-associated protein gives MKVRIKFSKEGSLKFIGHLDTMRYFQKALRRAKLPVAYSEGFSPHIIMSFAAPLGVGITSSGEYFDVQFTQEMSTTEISQRLNATMAEGIRVICTRKVEDGKASKAMSLVEAADYLVTFHSGKEPEMDWKRQVETFCGQEQILVTKKTKRSEKEVDIRPFIYEMRVEDDGLFLRLAAASRNYTKPELVMDTFLKSLGILPNPFSYQVHRCEIYADRSESSECHLFVPLADLGEEIE, from the coding sequence ATGAAGGTCAGAATTAAATTTTCCAAAGAGGGAAGTCTAAAATTCATCGGACATCTCGACACGATGCGCTATTTCCAGAAAGCGCTTCGCAGGGCAAAACTGCCGGTAGCTTACAGTGAGGGCTTCAGTCCGCATATCATTATGTCCTTTGCGGCTCCTCTGGGTGTGGGGATTACTAGCAGTGGGGAATACTTTGATGTTCAATTTACCCAAGAGATGTCCACTACTGAAATCAGCCAACGTCTCAATGCTACTATGGCTGAGGGAATACGGGTAATTTGTACCAGAAAGGTGGAAGACGGAAAGGCCAGCAAAGCAATGTCCCTGGTGGAAGCCGCCGATTATCTGGTAACATTTCATTCTGGTAAAGAACCTGAAATGGATTGGAAACGTCAAGTGGAAACATTCTGCGGTCAGGAGCAGATTTTAGTCACCAAGAAAACAAAACGCAGTGAGAAAGAAGTAGATATCCGCCCTTTCATCTACGAGATGAGGGTAGAAGATGACGGCCTATTTCTGCGTTTGGCAGCGGCCAGCCGGAATTACACGAAACCGGAGTTGGTTATGGACACCTTTTTAAAAAGCCTTGGCATTTTGCCGAACCCTTTTTCCTACCAGGTACACCGCTGTGAGATTTATGCTGACCGGTCAGAATCCTCAGAGTGCCATCTCTTCGTCCCTCTGGCCGACTTAGGAGAAGAAATTGAGTAG
- a CDS encoding TIGR03960 family B12-binding radical SAM protein: protein MRKLALSDEILLQVENPARYIGGEINAVMKNPDQVKIRFAMTFPDVYEIGMSHLGMQILYHMFNQRPDVWCERVFSPWTDLDKIMRQQRIPLFALESQDPVRDFDFLGITIQYEMCYTNILQLLDLSQIPLSAADRDDTCPIVIGGGPCVYNPEPIAEFFDLFYIGEGETSYDALLNLYIQNKAEGAGRREFLQKAASIPGIYVPSLYEVRYHSDGTLAAFTPSFPGIPEKVEKQVVMELNNSAYPTKPVVPFIKATQDRVTLEIQRGCIRGCRFCQAGMIYRPTREKDVERLKEYARQMLENTGYDEISLSSLSSSDYSQLKELVNFLIDEFKSQGVNISLPSLRIDAFALDVMSKVQDIRKSSLTFAPEAGSQRLRDVINKGLTEEAILQGAKSAFQGGWNKVKLYFMLGLPTETEEDMKGIAHLAEKIAEEYYEIPKPQRNGKVQITVSTSFFVPKPFTPFQWAPMFTQEQFVEKAKVVKGEIRAQLNQRSIRYNWHEADVTILEGFLARGDRRAAQVIRCAYEKGALYDAWSETFRMDLWLEAFSQTGISLDFYTLRPRKTEELLPWDFIDAGVTKEFLIREWERAREEKVTPNCRMRCSGCGAKRYQGGVCYEGQN from the coding sequence TGAAGAATCCAGATCAGGTGAAAATCAGGTTTGCAATGACATTTCCGGACGTCTATGAAATCGGCATGTCTCATCTGGGAATGCAGATTCTTTATCATATGTTTAATCAACGTCCGGATGTCTGGTGCGAGAGGGTATTTTCTCCCTGGACAGATTTGGACAAAATTATGAGACAGCAACGGATTCCTTTGTTCGCTCTGGAATCCCAAGACCCTGTCAGAGACTTTGATTTTCTGGGAATTACGATTCAGTACGAGATGTGCTACACTAATATTTTGCAGCTTTTGGATTTGAGCCAAATTCCTTTGTCTGCTGCAGATCGTGACGATACCTGTCCCATCGTCATCGGTGGAGGGCCTTGTGTGTACAATCCGGAGCCCATCGCAGAATTTTTTGACTTATTCTATATCGGAGAGGGAGAGACTTCTTACGACGCACTTTTGAATCTTTACATTCAAAATAAAGCAGAGGGAGCCGGGCGCAGAGAATTTTTGCAAAAAGCTGCGTCTATCCCCGGAATTTATGTGCCCTCGCTCTATGAGGTTCGTTACCATTCGGATGGAACTTTGGCTGCTTTTACCCCAAGCTTTCCTGGTATCCCTGAAAAAGTTGAGAAACAGGTGGTCATGGAGCTGAATAACTCAGCCTATCCTACAAAACCAGTTGTGCCATTTATCAAGGCGACCCAGGACCGGGTGACTCTGGAAATCCAGCGAGGCTGCATCCGTGGCTGCCGTTTCTGCCAGGCAGGGATGATCTATCGTCCCACCCGCGAAAAAGACGTGGAACGTCTGAAAGAATACGCGCGTCAGATGCTGGAGAATACCGGATACGATGAGATTTCTCTGAGTTCTCTTAGTTCCAGTGACTACTCCCAGCTCAAAGAATTGGTCAATTTCCTGATTGATGAGTTTAAAAGTCAGGGAGTTAACATCTCTTTGCCTTCTCTTAGAATTGATGCTTTTGCCCTGGATGTTATGAGCAAAGTACAGGATATCCGAAAGAGCAGCCTGACCTTTGCTCCGGAAGCCGGTTCACAGAGACTGCGGGATGTCATTAACAAAGGGCTGACTGAGGAGGCCATCCTGCAAGGGGCTAAGAGTGCGTTTCAGGGAGGGTGGAACAAAGTAAAGCTCTACTTTATGCTGGGTCTACCCACTGAGACGGAAGAGGACATGAAAGGAATCGCTCATCTGGCAGAAAAAATAGCTGAAGAGTACTATGAGATTCCCAAACCGCAAAGAAATGGAAAAGTGCAAATCACCGTCAGCACCTCTTTTTTCGTTCCGAAACCATTCACCCCCTTTCAGTGGGCGCCGATGTTCACCCAGGAACAGTTCGTGGAAAAAGCAAAGGTTGTCAAAGGAGAAATCAGAGCTCAGCTAAACCAGCGGAGTATCCGCTACAATTGGCATGAGGCTGATGTGACAATCCTGGAAGGATTCTTAGCCAGAGGCGATCGGCGTGCAGCCCAGGTAATCCGCTGTGCCTATGAAAAAGGAGCTCTGTACGATGCCTGGTCAGAGACCTTCCGGATGGATTTGTGGCTAGAAGCCTTCTCTCAGACTGGAATCTCTCTGGATTTCTATACCCTTCGCCCACGAAAGACAGAAGAACTTTTGCCATGGGATTTCATTGACGCCGGAGTTACAAAAGAATTTTTAATTCGAGAGTGGGAGCGGGCAAGAGAGGAAAAAGTAACTCCGAATTGCAGAATGCGCTGTTCCGGCTGCGGAGCCAAACGTTATCAAGGAGGTGTCTGTTATGAAGGTCAGAATTAA